From Styela clava chromosome 6, kaStyClav1.hap1.2, whole genome shotgun sequence, one genomic window encodes:
- the LOC120331640 gene encoding uncharacterized protein LOC120331640 isoform X2 has product MFSSDFKEQQMLMQSEKSLLNLFARIQTWIIVLHLTICLYTSVYAAQYVVASRNVKALTNFRITCMLCVCLICGRQPNRRKNRCLRITERCENCSDHSLCSNCSSIDMSKRMEDVEKSVQKNSSSISEIQLNLIKREFWERCLQDYSVGVNKLLQVVAVILNSMILIYLIHWLKENATYHWMITLFFLLICCAPTKTHIEDRQPPLEIRRANIVRRRRRY; this is encoded by the exons ATGTTTAGCAGCGATTTTAAAGAACAACAG ATGTTGATGCAGTCAGAGAAGTCGCTGTTGAATCTTTTTGCACGCATTCAAACATGGATTATAGTTCTGCACTTGACCATATGTTTATATACTTCAGTATATGCTGCCCAATATGTCGTCGCAAGCAGAAATGTAAAAGCGTTGACGAACTTCAGAATAACCTGTATGTTGTGCGTCTGCTTGATTTGCGGAAGACAACCAAACAGAAGAAAAAAT AGATGTCTTCGAATTACTGAACGATGTGAAAATTGTTCTGACCATTCATTGTGTAGTAATTGTTCGTCTATTGACATGAGCAAACGAATGGAAGATGTCGAGAAATCAGTTCAAAAG aattcGTCATCAATATCAGAGATTCAATTAAATCTCATAAAAAGAGAATTTTGGGAAAGATGCCTTCAA gatTATTCCGTTGGCGTAAATAAATTGTTGCAGGTTGTGGCGGTTATTTTGAATTCCATgatattgatatatttaattcattGGCTAAAAGAAAATGCAACATACCATTGGATGATCACCTTATTTTTCTTACTTATTTGCTGTGCTCCAACCAAAACCCATATCGAAGATCGCCAACCACCACTGGAGATAAGAAGGGCAAACATCGTGCGCCGGAGAAGACGTTATTGA
- the LOC120330776 gene encoding rab-like protein 2A, translated as MKSEMTLDKEAEKKILTEPGDNLKIICLGDSAVGKSKLVERFLMDGYKPQQLSTYALTLFKYETKLNGQKINIDFWDTAGQERFSSLHASYYHQASACILVFDATRKITYKNLANWYKELRHYRPNIPCLLAVNKIDEDIGVTQKSFAFGKKHSLPFYYVSAANGTNVVKLFRDSIKAALSYKQNTTDYMDHVLQELDNFDKLGVRDSDSDLSEDENADGDNGISQDRATRSKGSNSYSNSNTTT; from the exons ATGAAATCTGAAATGACCTTAGATAAAGAGGCAGAGAAAAAGATTCTAACTGAACCAGgagataatttaaaaataatatgctTGGGAGACAGTGCGGTTGGAAAATCCAA GCTTGTTGAAAGATTTCTGATGGATGGATA CAAACCACAACAATTATCAACATATGCCCTTACACTCTTCAAATATGAGACAAAGTTAAACGGCCAGAAAATTAATATCG ATTTCTGGGATACTGCTGGACAAGAGAGATTTTCAAGTCTCCATGCATCATACTATCATCAAGCTAGTGCATGTATATTAGTATTTGATGCAACAAGAAAAATTACTTACAAAAACTTAGCAAATTGGTATAAAGAACTCAGACACTATCGACCAAATATTCCCTGTCTTCTTGCCGTAAATAAAATCGATG agGACATTGGTGTGACACAAAAAAGTTTTGCTTTCGGAAAGAAACATTCATTACCATTTTATTACGTCTCTGCTGCAAATGGAACAAATGTTGTGAAG CTCTTCAGGGATTCCATTAAAGCTGCTTTGTCTTATAAGCAAAATACAACAGATTATATGGATCATGTTTTACAAGAACTTGAC AATTTTGATAAACTTGGTGTTAGAGACAGCGATTCAGACTTATCAGAAGATGAGAATGCAGACGGAGATAACGGGATTTCTCAAGATAGAGCAACCAGATCAAAAGGATCCAACTCTTATTCCAATTCAAACACCACCACATGA
- the LOC120330775 gene encoding splicing factor Cactin-like, with protein sequence MGKSKYNTEKKHRRERSSSREQRRDKERGYKKKKSKSRKRSRSLSHSSSISRSPSGSDRSRDGDKKEKEFSLEKEKRRIKEEKKMQKEIRKALETPEEKRERRIAKKEEKERKRREKMGWDKEYMGYTNTDNPFGDSKLLDTFVWHKKLDQQGLKNLSVIEKKKIMHQKQDVNKVELAKVKQQRLERERERNQRDEEMEIIQREKEADHFKVWEEQEDKFHLEQAKLRSRIRIKDGRAKPIDLLAKYASSAENMDDLSGIEMQEPYTYLNGLTIFDLEDLLADIKIYMELEQSKNIDFWRDMTVITEEELQKLKRIAVKEQEQSTSGIQARESRREGVNRAVADDVANIFHSKSHSQLVALHKSMTERIKAGGSSLDVGYWESLLSQLKAYMAKARLRDSHQELLKSKLYKLKLDQLGADAVENTLFPIKPETDPEAGKAEEEEDDSEKEEEKQEETMTEEDWENRFMDDYEAGGFSPKLLRSGDIPPDTIIIDAAEAALTLEGRRKLLKKTGDASTGTEDAFVRHVKEGMDNAADEDEAGATFAVEAQISQQVYLWADKYRPRKPRFFNRVHTGFEWNKYNQTHYDFDNPPPKIVQGYKFNIFYPDLINKSEAPTYTITPTGDKDFAILRFSSGPPYEDIAFKIVNREWEYSHKHGFRCQFINSIFQLWFHFKRYRYRR encoded by the coding sequence ATGggtaaatcaaaatataatacagAAAAGAAACACCGCAGAGAAAGGTCCAGTAGTCGGGAACAACGTCGAGACAAAGAACGTGGTTATAAAAAGAAGAAGTCTAAATCACGAAAACGATCACGGTCATTGTCCCATTCATCATCAATTTCCAGGAGCCCCTCTGGGTCTGACCGCTCCAGAGATGgagataaaaaagaaaaagaatttaGTTTGGAAAAAGAAAAGAGAAGAATAAAAGAGGAGAAAAAAATGCAGAAAGAAATTAGGAAAGCTCTTGAAACTCCAGAagaaaaacgagagagaagaatcgctaaaaaagaagaaaaagagaGGAAAAGAAGAGAGAAAATGGGATGGGACAAAGAATACATGGGATATACCAATACAGACAATCCATTCGGTGACAGCAAGTTGCTGGACACTTTTGTTTGGCATAAGAAACTTGATCAACAAGGTCTAAAAAATCTATCTGTAATAGAGAAAAAGAAAATCATGCATCAAAAACAAGATGTAAACAAAGTCGAGCTTGCAAAAGTCAAGCAACAACGATTGGAACGAGAACGTGAGCGAAATCAACGCGATGAAGAAATGGAAATtattcaaagagaaaaagaAGCGGATCATTTTAAAGTTTGGGAAGAACAAGAAGATAAGTTCCACCTGGAACAAGCGAAGCTTCGGTCCCGTATTAGAATAAAGGATGGCAGAGCTAAGCCAATTGATTTACTAGCAAAATATGCCAGTAGTGCAGAAAATATGGATGATCTATCTGGAATAGAAATGCAGGAACCATATACATATCTAAATGGCTTAACTATTTTTGATCTTGAAGATTTGCTTgctgatattaaaatatatatggaaTTGGAACAAAGTAAAAATATAGATTTCTGGCGTGATATGACTGTAATAACCGAAGAAGAACTCCAAAAATTGAAACGAATTGCTGTGAAAGAGCAGGAACAAAGTACAAGTGGAATACAAGCTCGGGAATCTCGTAGAGAAGGTGTCAATAGAGCTGTGGCGGACGATGTAGCGAATATTTTTCACAGCAAAAGTCATTCTCAATTAGTTGCTTTACACAAGAGTATGACAGAACGAATAAAAGCTGGTGGCTCCAGTCTTGATGTTGGGTATTGGGAATCCCTTTTGTCACAGCTAAAAGCATACATGGCAAAAGCAAGACTCAGAGATAGCCATCAAGAATTGTTGAAAAGTAAATTATATAAACTTAAACTGGATCAACTTGGAGCAGATGCTGTTGAAAATACTTTGTTCCCTATTAAGCCAGAAACTGATCCTGAAGCTGGAAAAGCAGAGGAAGAAGAAGATGACAGTGAAAAGGAAGAAGAGAAACAAGAGGAAACGATGACGGAAGAAGATTGGGAGAACAGATTTATGGATGACTACGAAGCAGGGGGATTCAGTCCAAAACTTCTAAGATCTGGGGACATTCCACCTGACACTATTATTATTGATGCTGCAGAAGCAGCTCTCACATTAGAAGGCAGAagaaaacttttgaaaaagACTGGAGATGCATCGACAGGAACTGAGGATGCTTTTGTTCGTCACGTTAAGGAAGGAATGGATAATGCTGCAGATGAAGATGAAGCGGGAGCTACATTTGCAGTTGAGGCTCAAATATCTCAGCAGGTTTATTTATGGGCAGACAAATATCGGCCCAGGAAACCAAGGTTTTTCAACCGTGTTCACACCGGGTTTGAATGGAACAAATACAATCAAACCCATTATGATTTTGATAATCCACCACCTAAAATCGTTCAAGGATACAAATTTAACATCTTTTATCCTGAtttgataaataaaagtgaAGCCCCGACGTACACAATCACTCCAACTGGAGACAAAGACTTTGCTATTTTACGTTTTTCTTCTGGCCCTCCATATGAAGATATAGCCTTTAAAATAGTAAATCGGGAATGGGAATATTCCCACAAACATGGCTTCCGTTGCCAATTCATAAATAGTATCTTCCAATTGTGGTTTCATTTTAAAAGATACAGATATCGTCGATAA
- the LOC120331640 gene encoding uncharacterized protein LOC120331640 isoform X1 produces MEDLLECNICMEPFDATEERIPKILSCQHSFCMSCLAAILKNNSICCPICRRKQKCKSVDELQNNLYVVRLLDLRKTTKQKKKCQRCLRITERCENCSDHSLCSNCSSIDMSKRMEDVEKSVQKNSSSISEIQLNLIKREFWERCLQDYSVGVNKLLQVVAVILNSMILIYLIHWLKENATYHWMITLFFLLICCAPTKTHIEDRQPPLEIRRANIVRRRRRY; encoded by the exons ATGGAAGACTTATTAGAATGTAATATTTGCATGGAACCTTTTGACGCCACTGAAGAAAGAATTCCGAAAATTCTATCCTGCCAACATTCGTTTTGTATGTCATGTTTAGCAGCGATTTTAAAGAACAACAG TATATGCTGCCCAATATGTCGTCGCAAGCAGAAATGTAAAAGCGTTGACGAACTTCAGAATAACCTGTATGTTGTGCGTCTGCTTGATTTGCGGAAGACAACCAAACAGAAGAAAAAATGTCAG AGATGTCTTCGAATTACTGAACGATGTGAAAATTGTTCTGACCATTCATTGTGTAGTAATTGTTCGTCTATTGACATGAGCAAACGAATGGAAGATGTCGAGAAATCAGTTCAAAAG aattcGTCATCAATATCAGAGATTCAATTAAATCTCATAAAAAGAGAATTTTGGGAAAGATGCCTTCAA gatTATTCCGTTGGCGTAAATAAATTGTTGCAGGTTGTGGCGGTTATTTTGAATTCCATgatattgatatatttaattcattGGCTAAAAGAAAATGCAACATACCATTGGATGATCACCTTATTTTTCTTACTTATTTGCTGTGCTCCAACCAAAACCCATATCGAAGATCGCCAACCACCACTGGAGATAAGAAGGGCAAACATCGTGCGCCGGAGAAGACGTTATTGA